One genomic region from Hoeflea algicola encodes:
- a CDS encoding TetR/AcrR family transcriptional regulator, translating to MARRAGSTGAETAEKLRNVALELFARSGYAAVSMRAIAAETGVQAGAIYNHFPTKQDLLNELLQVHMETLLAAWAEAERPELAPAEALEHFVRFHIRYHLDRSREVFISYMELRSLENENFSMIERLRRQYEQVPRAILERGAKDGSFDIIDPQISTMAIIAMLNGMTTWFRENGRLSLDEIEAIYVRLVARLVQQKKED from the coding sequence ATGGCGCGACGAGCGGGATCAACTGGAGCCGAAACGGCGGAAAAACTGCGCAACGTGGCGCTCGAGCTGTTTGCGCGTTCGGGCTACGCGGCGGTATCGATGCGGGCGATCGCCGCTGAGACCGGGGTCCAGGCGGGCGCAATCTACAATCATTTCCCGACCAAGCAGGACCTGCTCAACGAATTGCTGCAGGTGCATATGGAAACGCTGCTGGCGGCATGGGCGGAAGCCGAGCGGCCTGAGCTGGCGCCAGCTGAAGCGCTGGAACATTTTGTCCGCTTTCACATCCGCTATCATCTCGACCGCTCGCGCGAGGTGTTCATTTCCTACATGGAACTGCGCAGCCTCGAAAACGAGAATTTCAGCATGATCGAACGGCTGCGGCGCCAGTACGAGCAGGTGCCGAGGGCCATTCTCGAGCGCGGCGCCAAGGACGGGTCGTTCGATATCATCGATCCACAAATTTCCACCATGGCGATCATCGCCATGCTCAATGGCATGACCACCTGGTTCCGCGAAAACGGGCGTCTGTCGCTCGACGAAATCGAAGCGATCTATGTCCGCCTGGTGGCGCGTCTGGTGCAGCAGAAAAAGGAAG
- a CDS encoding ABC transporter ATP-binding protein encodes MTTSTQIETGAAQTPILSVNNIEVIYDHVILVLKGVSLVVPQGGIVALLGANGAGKTTTLKAISNLLRSERGEVTKGSIELEGKRIEAQTANELVRRGCIQVMEGRHCFGHLTIEENLLTGAFTRRDGKAAIKRDMEMVYDYFPRLRERRTSQAGYTSGGEQQMTAIGRALMSRPKMILLDEPSMGLAPQLQEEIFEIVKKLNQQEGVSFLLAEQNTNIALRYATYGYILESGRIVMDGVASDLRENEDVKEFYLGVGGEGRRSFKNVKHYKRRKRWLA; translated from the coding sequence ATGACGACCTCCACACAGATTGAAACCGGTGCGGCGCAAACGCCGATCCTGTCGGTCAACAATATCGAAGTCATCTACGACCATGTGATTCTGGTGCTCAAAGGCGTTTCGCTGGTGGTGCCGCAGGGCGGTATCGTGGCGCTGTTGGGCGCCAATGGCGCCGGCAAGACCACCACACTGAAGGCAATTTCCAATCTGCTGCGCTCCGAGCGCGGCGAAGTGACCAAGGGATCGATCGAGCTGGAAGGCAAGCGGATCGAAGCGCAGACCGCCAATGAGTTGGTGCGCCGCGGTTGCATCCAGGTGATGGAAGGCCGGCATTGCTTCGGCCACCTGACCATTGAAGAAAATCTGTTGACCGGGGCATTTACCCGGCGTGATGGCAAGGCGGCAATCAAGCGCGACATGGAAATGGTCTATGACTATTTCCCTCGGCTAAGGGAACGCCGGACCAGTCAGGCCGGCTATACCTCGGGTGGCGAACAGCAGATGACGGCGATCGGACGGGCGCTGATGAGCCGTCCGAAAATGATCCTGCTCGACGAGCCATCGATGGGGCTGGCGCCGCAATTGCAGGAAGAGATTTTCGAGATCGTCAAGAAACTCAACCAGCAGGAGGGCGTTTCATTCCTACTGGCTGAACAGAACACCAATATCGCGCTCAGATACGCGACCTATGGCTACATTCTCGAATCCGGTCGCATCGTCATGGACGGCGTGGCCAGCGACCTGCGCGAGAACGAGGACGTCAAGGAGTTTTACCTTGGCGTTGGCGGCGAGGGGCGGCGCTCGTTCAAGAATGTGAAACACTACAAGCGCCGCAAGCGCTGGCTGGCGTGA
- a CDS encoding ABC transporter substrate-binding protein, whose amino-acid sequence MKLLKTTAALAVVLAAGMALPAQAEDSFYIQLPTYRTGPYAGSGIPIANGMHDYLTMLNERDGGINGVKIEVDECETGYDTQKGVECYEQAKAKNTLVFNPWSTGITLQVIPKASVDKIPVLSMAYGLSAASQGDVFPWVFNPPMTYWDGASGIIKYIAEQEGGFDNLKGKKIGYIFLDAGYGREAIPLIEDLAKEYGFEMLQYPVAGKEMQNQSSQWLNVRRDKPDYMVMWGWGAMNPTAVKEATKIRFPMDKFIGVWWAGGEDDARAGGAAAKGYKTLNFNAVGPDFPALQDIKKLVVDTGKSEVDADKFGENLYNRGVVNAVIMAEAIRVAQEKSGKTVITSEDMRVGLENLDIDDARLEAIGLAGFMAPMKVSCADHSGHNQMYIQEWDGENWQKASDWFSPMTDKVTPLAVAAAEDYKTSNAPWPARSEACAN is encoded by the coding sequence ATGAAATTGCTTAAAACCACAGCAGCACTCGCCGTCGTCCTGGCTGCAGGCATGGCGCTGCCCGCGCAGGCGGAAGACAGCTTTTATATCCAGCTTCCGACATACCGCACCGGCCCCTATGCCGGTTCGGGCATCCCTATTGCCAATGGCATGCATGACTATCTGACCATGCTCAACGAGCGCGATGGCGGCATCAACGGCGTGAAGATCGAAGTCGACGAATGCGAAACCGGCTACGACACCCAGAAGGGCGTCGAATGCTACGAGCAGGCCAAGGCCAAGAACACGCTGGTGTTCAACCCGTGGTCGACCGGCATCACGCTGCAGGTGATCCCCAAGGCTTCTGTTGACAAGATCCCGGTGCTGTCGATGGCTTATGGCCTTTCGGCTGCCTCGCAGGGTGACGTGTTCCCCTGGGTGTTCAACCCGCCGATGACCTATTGGGACGGCGCTTCGGGGATCATCAAGTACATCGCTGAACAGGAAGGCGGTTTTGATAACCTCAAGGGCAAGAAGATCGGCTACATCTTCCTCGACGCCGGCTACGGCCGTGAGGCGATTCCGCTGATTGAGGACCTGGCCAAGGAATACGGCTTCGAAATGCTGCAGTATCCGGTTGCCGGCAAGGAAATGCAGAACCAGTCGTCGCAATGGCTCAATGTGCGCCGTGACAAGCCGGACTACATGGTGATGTGGGGCTGGGGTGCAATGAACCCGACCGCGGTCAAGGAAGCCACCAAGATCCGCTTTCCGATGGACAAGTTCATTGGCGTGTGGTGGGCCGGTGGTGAAGATGACGCCCGTGCCGGTGGTGCTGCCGCCAAGGGCTACAAGACGCTCAACTTCAATGCCGTGGGACCTGATTTCCCGGCGCTGCAGGACATCAAGAAGCTGGTTGTCGATACTGGCAAGAGCGAAGTCGATGCCGACAAGTTCGGTGAGAACCTCTACAATCGCGGCGTCGTGAACGCGGTCATCATGGCCGAGGCCATCCGTGTCGCCCAGGAGAAGTCTGGCAAGACGGTGATCACTTCGGAAGACATGCGCGTCGGTCTCGAGAACCTCGACATTGATGATGCCCGTCTTGAAGCCATCGGCCTGGCAGGCTTTATGGCGCCGATGAAAGTCAGCTGCGCCGACCATTCTGGTCATAACCAGATGTACATCCAGGAGTGGGACGGCGAGAACTGGCAGAAGGCATCGGACTGGTTCAGCCCGATGACCGACAAGGTGACGCCGTTGGCGGTCGCTGCGGCCGAGGATTACAAGACCTCGAACGCACCGTGGCCGGCCCGCTCGGAAGCCTGCGCCAACTAA
- a CDS encoding branched-chain amino acid ABC transporter permease yields the protein MFYRESGQYKTSYAADQAIFPIREDRIGVAIILAIAVFVIPWFSSEFLLTSVVIPFLILALAAIGLNVLTGYAGQLSLGNGAFMGVGAYACYKLTTIFPDVNIIVMILLSGVFSAAIGIAFGLPSLRIKGLYLAVTTLAAQFFLEWCFIRIPWLYNYNASGAIEVPERRGFGDLILTGPSASPVTRYFVVLAIVVVLTLLVKNIVRGRIGRQWMMIRDMDIAAELIGVRPLTAKLSAFAVSSYLAGVSGAMFVFFYLGAAEPSSFGVSLSFQVLFMVILGGLGSLVGSFFGAAFIWILPIALRVGLPAIGIDVGAEIVFQVAQMVVGALIIFFLIAEPHGLARLWAIGKEKLRVWPFPYA from the coding sequence ATGTTTTACCGGGAATCTGGCCAGTACAAGACCAGCTACGCTGCCGACCAGGCGATATTCCCGATCCGCGAGGATCGTATCGGAGTGGCCATCATCCTGGCGATCGCAGTGTTCGTGATCCCGTGGTTCTCAAGCGAGTTTCTGCTGACATCGGTCGTCATCCCGTTCCTGATCCTGGCGCTGGCGGCGATCGGGCTGAACGTGCTGACCGGCTATGCCGGGCAATTGTCGCTCGGCAACGGCGCCTTCATGGGGGTGGGGGCCTACGCCTGCTACAAGCTGACAACGATCTTCCCGGATGTGAACATCATAGTCATGATCCTGCTGTCAGGCGTGTTTTCAGCGGCGATCGGGATCGCCTTCGGGCTGCCGTCACTGCGGATCAAGGGGCTCTATCTGGCGGTCACGACGCTGGCCGCGCAGTTCTTTCTCGAATGGTGTTTCATCCGTATTCCGTGGCTCTATAATTACAATGCCTCGGGCGCCATTGAAGTCCCGGAACGCCGCGGTTTCGGCGATCTGATCCTGACCGGCCCGTCGGCCTCGCCGGTGACACGCTATTTCGTGGTGCTGGCGATCGTCGTGGTGCTGACGCTGTTGGTCAAGAACATCGTTCGCGGCCGGATCGGCCGGCAATGGATGATGATCCGCGACATGGATATTGCCGCCGAACTGATCGGGGTGCGGCCGCTGACAGCGAAACTGTCGGCATTTGCCGTGTCGTCCTATCTGGCCGGGGTCTCTGGGGCGATGTTCGTATTTTTCTATCTCGGCGCGGCAGAGCCATCATCCTTCGGCGTGTCGCTGTCATTCCAGGTGCTGTTCATGGTCATTCTTGGCGGGCTCGGTTCGCTGGTCGGATCGTTTTTCGGAGCGGCCTTTATCTGGATCCTGCCGATTGCGCTGCGTGTCGGGCTGCCCGCCATCGGCATCGATGTCGGCGCCGAAATCGTGTTCCAAGTCGCCCAGATGGTGGTCGGCGCACTCATCATCTTCTTCCTGATCGCCGAGCCGCACGGATTGGCGCGGCTGTGGGCGATCGGCAAGGAAAAACTGCGTGTCTGGCCGTTCCCCTATGCCTGA